TTTGAAACTCCATTGAACGCCATGATCAGATACACAACCAGGTGAGTGCTGCAGGTCTTCAAGGCTTTACTGTTCAGAGACTTGTTGCTACTGGTCAGACAGACTACTGTAATCTTAGTGTAGGTGAGAACCATGCTGCCTATAGAAGCTGTGAACAGGACCACAGTGAACGTGAGGCCATACACATTATTAatgaacacactctcacagGAGAGCTTAAACAGCCCAGCATTGTCACAGTAAGGGCTTTCTATCAGAGTCCTGCATCGGTTCAGCCGGACGGTCAGACCGAGCAGAATCCCAACCAGAACGAAGGCCACTCCCCAGGCAGAAACTGTCAGCTTGATCACCATCCTGTTGGTCATTATGGCAGCATAGCGCAGGGGATTGCAGATGGCCACATATCTGTCGAAGGCCATGATCATGAGCACAGTGTGAGTGGTGGTGCCGAACATGTGTGTGGTGAAAGCTTGGACCACACACTCATAATAACTGATGAGGCGCTCAGAGGGGGGCAGCAACATGTCTATAAGCAGACGGGGCACCATGATGGAGTTTCCAAGGATGTCGTTAAAGGGCAGATTGCAGAAAAGGAGGTACATGGGCTGGTGAAGGTTTTTGTCCATGAAAATCAGAACAACGATGCCCACATTCACAACCATTATAAAGAGgtaggagaagaagagaaaaagaaacacagggtATTTAGAATCCTTTGGAACGTTTAACCCCTCCAGCTGGAGTGTGAAGCTGTTGTAGGTGTAGTTTTCCATCAAcctgaaagaacaaaacaatgaaGTTAATGTCACCAGTAATACCCTGGTACCCTCGGTATCAGAGATCATGTTATGTCCCAGTACTAGTCTAGTGTACAACTAACCACAACAGAAACCTGCAGCTTTGACAGATATGGGTATTACTGTATATATCCCAGAAGTGTatattttgtgtaaataaagtaTGAGGGTTGTGAGGAGACTTGTAGATCAGTAATACCTACTTTGAGTGTCTTCGGTTTCAATCTCTTGGCTTCTCTGTCTTGTGTCTTCCCGCTCATTGCTGGTAATATCCAGCTCCGATGAAGAGCTCCTCTGTTAAGATGTTTTATAGACTTGATTTGATCTTTAGGGGAACCAAATATTATTGCGTCACATAATGTGTCATGCAA
The Enoplosus armatus isolate fEnoArm2 chromosome 13, fEnoArm2.hap1, whole genome shotgun sequence genome window above contains:
- the LOC139294970 gene encoding olfactory receptor 8G17-like; this encodes MENYTYNSFTLQLEGLNVPKDSKYPVFLFLFFSYLFIMVVNVGIVVLIFMDKNLHQPMYLLFCNLPFNDILGNSIMVPRLLIDMLLPPSERLISYYECVVQAFTTHMFGTTTHTVLMIMAFDRYVAICNPLRYAAIMTNRMVIKLTVSAWGVAFVLVGILLGLTVRLNRCRTLIESPYCDNAGLFKLSCESVFINNVYGLTFTVVLFTASIGSMVLTYTKITVVCLTSSNKSLNSKALKTCSTHLVVYLIMAFNGVSNIALHRFPQYSDYRKLCCILFHIVPGSLNPIIYGVQSKEIKKFLSKIFESKKVLPSL